One region of Solanum pennellii chromosome 6, SPENNV200 genomic DNA includes:
- the LOC107021318 gene encoding enoyl-CoA delta isomerase 2, peroxisomal-like, with amino-acid sequence MCTLEKTGNIFYLTLTGDDEHRLNPTLIATLRSTLAQVKSQSVKGSVLITKADGRFFSNGFDLKYAQAGGSAKASIDRLRNMVDLLKPVVADFMSLPIPTIAAVTGHAAAAGLLLAMSHDYIMMRSDKGVLYMSELDIGMTLPDYFTAMIRSKIGSAVARRDLVLKTSKIRGEDAVRMGMVDSAHGTAEETVDAAVQLAEELGKKRWDGKAYAEIRKSLFPELCGILGLKDVEVLPSHL; translated from the coding sequence ATGTGCACATTAGAAAAGACCGGCAACATCTTCTATCTTACGCTTACCGGCGACGACGAGCACCGATTGAATCCTACTCTCATCGCAACCCTCCGATCAACACTAGCGCAAGTTAAATCCCAATCCGTTAAGGGTTCCGTTTTAATAACCAAAGCCGATGGAAGATTCTTCTCCAACGGCTTTGATCTTAAGTATGCACAAGCCGGAGGCTCAGCAAAAGCTTCTATCGATCGGCTTAGGAACATGGTGGATTTGTTAAAGCCAGTGGTTGCCGATTTCATGTCACTCCCGATTCCAACCATCGCTGCCGTTACCGGCCACGCTGCGGCGGCAGGGCTGTTGTTAGCGATGAGTCATGATTATATAATGATGAGATCGGATAAAGGCGTGTTGTATATGAGTGAATTGGATATAGGGATGACTTTGCCGGATTATTTCACGGCGATGATTAGGTCTAAGATTGGATCGGCAGTTGCTCGGCGAGATTTGGTGTTGAAAACGTCGAAGATTAGAGGAGAGGATGCGGTGAGGATGGGAATGGTGGATTCGGCGCATGGTACGGCGGAGGAGACGGTGGATGCGGCGGTGCAACTGGCGGAGGAGCTGGGAAAAAAGCGTTGGGATGGTAAAGCGTATGCAGAGATCAGAAAATCGTTGTTTCCAGAATTGTGCGGAATATTAGGGTTGAAAGACGTTGAAGTTTTGCCTTCACACCTTTGA
- the LOC107023345 gene encoding uncharacterized protein LOC107023345 isoform X2 yields the protein MRFCRFNDFGEDGGPAAKELAPKVAGLQDFLVSKLGTGIPKIDVRHVVAAFMALKGMGGLLLVFGSITGAVLLICYLIMATPLLHDFSHFNIGEPQYFIVLQEFLQCLAFLGALLFFVGMKNSINRRLTKKKTPKSKTT from the exons ATGCGATTTTGCAGGTTCAATGATTTTGGAGAAGATGGTGGACCTGCTGCTAAGGAATTGGCTCCCAAAGTGGCTGGTCTGCAGGATTTTCTTGTATCCAAGTTGGGGACAGGGATACCAAAAATTGAT GTTAGGCATGTGGTAGCAGCATTCATGGCTCTAAAAGGAATGGGTGGTTTGCTATTAGTATTTGGCAGCATCACTGGTGCTGTTCTACTG ATATGTTACTTGATAATGGCCACTCCACTTCTGCACGATTTCAGCCACTTTAACATTGGAGAACCACAGTATTTCATTGTTCTACAAGAGTTCCTCCAG TGCCTGGCATTCCTTGGTGCATTGCTGTTTTTCGTGGGGATGAAGAACTCGATTAATCGGAGGCTAACAAAGAAAAAGACCCCCAAGTCCAAGACAACTTAG